The Bernardetia sp. genomic sequence TATATAGTACCTCAACGACGGTTTTACACCTCGTTGACGGTTGATTGAAATATGAAAAAAAAGACCATCAAATTTCTTGTTCCTTATCCTTACGATATTGCCCCTGGGCAACGATTTCGTTATGAGCAGTATTTGGATATTCTGACAGAAAAAAACTTTGAGTATGAGTTATTGTCTTTTTTAGATGAAGACACAAATAAAATTCTTTACAAGAAAGGACATACTTTACAGAAAGTAACAGGAGTTTTGAAAGGTTTTTTAAGGCGTTTTTGGCATATTTGGAAGGCAAGAAATGCAGATTTTGTTTTTGTGTATCGTGAAGCAACTCCCGTAGGTTTTCCTTATGTAGAATGGATTCTGACAAAAGTTTTTAATAGAAAATTAATTTACGATTTTGATGATGCAATATGGATTCCTGCTACTTCCTCTCAAAACAAACTGATAGCCTTTTTAAAATCGCCTGATAAAGTCAAGAAAATATGTAAATGGGCGTACAAAATAAGTGTAGGCAATGAATATTTACAAAAGAATGCGAATCAGTTTGCTAACTCTACCACGAAAGCAGTTTTGAATCCGACGACGATTGATTTAGAAAAAAAACACAATATTTTACATCAACACAATCCAAACAAAAAACCGATTATTGGCTGGACAGGTTCGCATTCTACGCTGATTTATTTAGAGATGATAACTCCAATCTTGAAGGAGTTAGAACAGAAATACGATTTTACATTTCGTGTTATCTGTAATCAAAACCCAAATCTAGATACAGAGAATCAATTACAAAGTTTTGAATTTGTAAAATGGAATAAAGAAACAGAAATACAAGATTTATCAGAATTAGATATTGGCATCAT encodes the following:
- a CDS encoding glycosyltransferase; its protein translation is MKKKTIKFLVPYPYDIAPGQRFRYEQYLDILTEKNFEYELLSFLDEDTNKILYKKGHTLQKVTGVLKGFLRRFWHIWKARNADFVFVYREATPVGFPYVEWILTKVFNRKLIYDFDDAIWIPATSSQNKLIAFLKSPDKVKKICKWAYKISVGNEYLQKNANQFANSTTKAVLNPTTIDLEKKHNILHQHNPNKKPIIGWTGSHSTLIYLEMITPILKELEQKYDFTFRVICNQNPNLDTENQLQSFEFVKWNKETEIQDLSELDIGIMPLTADAWAEGKCGFKALQYMALGTPAVISPIGVNKKIISQNENGFLADTETEWKEYLSLLLENPQKRQEMGILALKTIQNEYSVQSNRENFLGLFT